From the Anaeromyxobacter dehalogenans 2CP-1 genome, the window CACCCGGTGGGCGACGCCTGGGTGCGGGCCCACGGCGCGGTGGCGGAGGCCGACCTGACCGCGTGCCAGGCGTGCCACGGGACCGACTACCGCGGCACCGTGCTCTCGCGCATGTTCGCGACGCGCACGCTGATGGGCCGGACGCTGACCGCCGGCACGCCGGTGGGCTGCTTCCACTGCCACAACGGTCCGTGACGTCGCGGGTGGCATGAAGGACGGCCGTCCCCGGCGCCGCTGCCTGCGGCGCCGGGGGCGCGCCCGCTCGCACATCCGCGCCCACCCGCCGCGCGCGCCGCACACCGGCGACGCTCGCGCTTCACCGTCCGTCTGCTATCGTGCGCGCTCCAACACCTGGAGTGCACATGGCCCTCGACCCGCGTCTCGTTTCCCCCAAGGAGAAGCCGCTCTTCGTCGCCGGCGCGATCTTCTCCGGCCTCGTCTGGCTGGTCGCCGTCGTCTCCGTCGTCGGCCTCCTGTACGCGCTGCTCGGCGCCCTGTTCGTCCTCGGCGCGCACGCGCTGTTCCTCGCCCACGTGCGCACCAACGCCGTGCGCGTGGACGAGCGGCAGCTCCCCGACCTGCACGCGCGCGTGAAGGCCGCCGCGGCCCGCCTGGGCCTGGCGGACGTCCCGGCGGTCTACGTGATGAACGGCGGCGGCCTGCTCAACGCGTTCGCCACCAAGCTGCTCTCGCGGCGCTACGTGATCCTGCTCTCGGACCTGGTGGACCACTGCGAGGACCCGCGCCAGGTGGACTTCGTGGTGGGCCACGAGCTCGGCCACTTCGCGGCGGGGCACCTGAAGTGGAACGCGTTCCTGCTCCCCTACGCGCTCGTGCCCTGGCTGGGCGCCGCCTACGCGCGGGCCCGCGAGTACACCTGCGATCGCTGCGGCCTCGCCGCGGCGGGCGACCTCGAGCAGTCGATGCGCGGCCTGGTGGTGCTGTCGGCCGGCGGACGGATCGCGGCGCGGGTGGACCTGGCGGCGTTCGCCTCGCAGCGCGACGAGGCGGGCGCGTTCTGGCCCACCGTGCTCGAGCTCACGTCCTACCACCCGTTCCTCTCGAAGCGCGTGGCCGCGCTCCACGAGCTGAGCGCCCCCGGGTCCGCGCGCCCGGTGCGCCGCAGCGTGGCGGGCTGGATCTTCGCGCCGGCGCTGGGCGCGCTCGGCGGCGGCGCGGGCGCGGCGCCGGTGATGGTGGTGGCGATCGTGGGCATGCTGGCCGCGATCGCCATCCCGAACTTCGTGCGCTACCAGCTCAAGGCGAAGGACGCCGGGGCGCAGGCCGCCCTCGAGGCCCTGTACCGCGCCGAGGTGGCCGCGCACGAGAAGGACGGCAGCTTCCGCGAGCTGCAGCTCGGCGAGGCCGCCACCCGCACGCCGGCCGCGTTCGCG encodes:
- a CDS encoding M48 family metalloprotease — its product is MALDPRLVSPKEKPLFVAGAIFSGLVWLVAVVSVVGLLYALLGALFVLGAHALFLAHVRTNAVRVDERQLPDLHARVKAAAARLGLADVPAVYVMNGGGLLNAFATKLLSRRYVILLSDLVDHCEDPRQVDFVVGHELGHFAAGHLKWNAFLLPYALVPWLGAAYARAREYTCDRCGLAAAGDLEQSMRGLVVLSAGGRIAARVDLAAFASQRDEAGAFWPTVLELTSYHPFLSKRVAALHELSAPGSARPVRRSVAGWIFAPALGALGGGAGAAPVMVVAIVGMLAAIAIPNFVRYQLKAKDAGAQAALEALYRAEVAAHEKDGSFRELQLGEAATRTPAAFADAELAAARELGWQPPAGGHHVYTVGVGRTQDGRQAFAACAESDADGDGVYAAWMVWEPLEDGEGNLIAPGSPCRFQPKLARQPVFGEGDAAGVPVRVSPEDVF